CGGTGTACTCGCTATTGCCGCCATCTTCCTTGGAATCTGGTACTTTTTTAGTACGTCAACTACCACCTCTATCACCGAAGATCTTGCTCTATACAACGACCTTGGCGACCGTATCGAATCAGACTTTAATCAGTACCTACTCCTCACGTTCACTGATGACTATACGCTCACTGATACGCTGAAAGACGGAATTGAAATTACCTATGGCAACAATACACCAAGCACCACACTCGAAAGTGAAGACTTAGCACAGTCACTGTCTCTCCAGTTCCCAAAGACTCTCGAAGAGCCAATCGCCGTCACCCTCTCTGGTAGCCGCACTATCTTAGTCCAACAAGAAGACAATACTGATGCGTCCGTTTCGCTGCTTACAAACTCTCCGGCAGAGGTTCCTCAAGGAGAGGGTACGACTTGGGCTAGCGCCCCGGAGCGCCCTCTCTCTGAGGAAGCTTCTGCCGGAGAGCAGTCTGCGCAGTACCTCAAATACACCACTCCCGACGCCCGCATCAACACGTACTACGCCTACCAAAAAGATCAAGCCAACGGCTACCGCAACCTCAAGCACTGGACCATCTTCACCGACGGTGATGGGGAAGAATCACAGTCATATCGTTTCTCTAATGCGCACCTTCGTCTCACCGACAGTGGTACGGTGGAAGTGCGTTATATCCAGCCACAAGACGAATCAATTAAAGCCCAGGTAGGCGACGACCTCTGGGCTCGCGCCCAGGCTGTTCTCGCGGAAGACCTGGTCGCCAACATCGAACACACTGAGCCAGACCTCATCATCCCCGCGCCATACACTATCGATACCAACGGCGCCCAGACCACCCATGACTGGGTCGTGACGCCAGCTGACGCTATTAACCCAAGTGACACCTCGGGTGACTTTATCCTGTCGACCAAGTTCGAAGTACCACTCCTTAGCTATCCAATTGCGCTTGATCCAACACTGCAGTTTACTGCACCAGGGTACACCGAAGCGGGGAGTGTTATTACAGGGGAGAATACGAGTGATAACTTCGGCTGGTCTTTTGCAGTGGGTGACTTCAATGCCGACGGGAAGGATGATTTGGCGGTGGGGGCTGATGGCTACTCCACTAACACCGGCCGCGTCTACCTTTTCTACGGCGGCTCCATGACAACAGAAAATGCTTCCGGAGCAGATGTGACCTTAACTGGTGAAACCACCTCCAACTTCGGCTACTCCCTCACCACCGGCGACTGGAACGCCGACGGGACGGATGATTTAGCGGTGGGAGCGACTGGCTACTCTGGAAGCACCGGCCGCGTCTACCTTTTCTACGGCGGCTCCATGACCTCAGAGTCTGCCTCTGGCGCCGATGTGACGCTGACTGGCGAAACTACATCTAACAACTTCGGCTCCTCCCTCACCACCGGCGACTTTAATGCCGACGGGACGGATGATTTGGCGGTGGGGGCACGTGGGTACTCGTCAAGTAAGGGCCGCGTCTACCTTTTCTACGGCGGCTCCATGACAACAGAAAATGCTTCCGGAGCAGATGTGACCTTAACTGGTGAAACCACCTCCAACTTCTTCGGCTACTCCCTCACCACCGGCGACTTTAATGCCGACGGGACGGATGATTTGGCAGTGGGGGCGACTGGGTATAACGGTGGAGCATTTTCTGGCCAAGGCCGCGTCTACCTTTTCTACGGCGGCTCCATGACAACAGAAAATGCTTCCGGAGCAGATGTGACCTTAACTGGTGAAACCACCTCCAACTTCTTCGGCTACTCCCTCACCACCGGCGACTTTAATGCCGACGGGACGGATGATTTGGCAGTGGGGGCGACTGGGTATAACGGTGGAGCATTTTCTGGCCAAGGCCGCGTCTACCTTTTCTACGGCGGCTCCATGACAACAGAAAATGCTTCCGGAGCAGATGTGACCTTAACTGGTGAAACCACCTCCAACTTCTTCGGCTACTCCCTCACCACCGGCGACTTTAATGCCGACGGGACGGATGATTTGGCAGTGGGGGCGTTTGGGTACTCCACCTACACTGGCCGCGTCTACCTTTTCTACGGCGGCTCCATGACCTCAGAAAACGCTTCTGGCGCGGATATCGCCTTGACCGGTGAGACCACGTCCAGCTCCTTCGGCTACGCCCTCACCACCGGCGACTTCAACGCCGATGGGAAGGATGATCTGGCCGTGGGGGCACGCGCTTACTCTTCAAATACTGGCCGTGCCTACATTTTTTACTCCCAGTCTGGGCAGGTGAATCTCGATACACACATCACTGGTGAAACCACCTCTAACTACTTCGGCTATTCTCTCCAAACCGGCGACTTCAACGCCGACGGCAAAGATGATTTGGCGGTGGGAGCTTACGGCTACAACTCAATTCAAGGCCGCGCCTACATCTTCTACGGCGGCAGCATGACATCAGAAAACGCCTCGGGAGCAGACATTATCCTGACCGGTGAAACCTCCTCTAACTACTTCGGTGTCTCTCTCCAAACCGGCGACTTCAACGCCGACGGCAAGGACGATTTGGCCGTAGGGGCTTGGGGCTACTCCACCTTTACCGGCCGCGCTTACATATTCTACGGCGGCAGTATGATCTCGGAAAACGCCTCAGGAGCAGACGTGACTCTGACGGGAGAAGCTACTTTTAGCTTTTTAGGTATCTCTCTCCAAACCGGCGACTTCAACGCTGACGGCAAAGATGACTTGGCGGTGGGGGCTTCTGTATACTCTTCTAGTATCGGCCGCGCCTACCTCTTCTACGGCGGTAGTATAATTACTGAAAACGCCTCTGGCGCTGATGTGATTTTAACTGGTGAAACTAACGCTAACCGATTTGGCGCCGCTCTCCAAACCGGCGATTTCAACGCCGACGGCAAGGATGATTTGGCGGTGGGGGCTTGGGGCTACAATTCCGACCAAGGCCGCGCCTACATCTTCTACGGCGGCAGCATGACCTCAGAAAACGCCTCGGGAGCAGATGTGATTATGACAGGTGAAACCACTTCTAATTTGTTTGGTAAATCAATAATCACCGGCGACTTCAACGCCGACGGCAAAGATGACTTGGCAGTGGGAGCTCAACAATACTCATCCAACACCGGCCGCGTCTATATATTCTACGGCGGCAGCATGGTGAGTGAAAATGCTACTGGTGCTGACGTGATTTTAACTGGTGACGTCGCCAATGATGATTATGGAACTTCACTTGCCACTTACGACTACAATCACGATGGTCGTGATGATTTGGTAGTGGGTGCACCAGGGTACAACAACGGTGGTGATACTGGTCGCATCTATTTCTACGAAACCCGTGAAAACTACGTTTGGGAAATTCAGCGGCAATCGTTAGTAGATGGCGTACGTGTTCATCCAATCATGGGACATGAGATGAAAATCACCGGTGAAAGTGGCTCCGGGCAATTCGGCACCAGTATGGCAGTCGGCGACTTCAACGCCGACGGCAAGGACGATTTGGCGGTGGGGGCGAATGAATTTAATTCCGGACAAGGCCGGGTGTATATTTTCTATAATGACGGCAATTACGAGACAAAAGCGAGCCGTGCTGACGTGGTTATAACTGGTGAAGCTACCTCTAACCAATTTGGCTCTGTCCTCGAAACCGGCGACTTCAACGCCGACGGTAAGGACGATTTGGCGGTGGGGGCTCAACAATACTCATCCAACACCGGCCGCGTCTATATATTCTACGGTGGTAGCATAGTGACCGAAAACGCTGTTAGTGCAAATGTTATCCTGACCGGTGGAGCTACTTCTAATTACTTCGGTAATACTCTCCAAACCGGCGACTTCAACGCCGACGGCAAGGATGACTTGGCGGTGGGAGCTTGGGGGTATTCTGCTAGTACCGGCCGCACCTACCTCTTCTACGGCGGTAGTATGATAAGCGAAAGTGCTAGTGGGGCAGATGTGACTCTAACTGGAGGAGGTACTAATAATGCTATGGGCGCCGCTTTACAAACCGGCGACTTCAACGCCGACGGCAAGGACGATTTGGCGGTGGGGGCTTGGGGCTACTCCACCTTAACAGGCCGCGCTTACATATTCTACGGCGGCAGTATGATCTCGGAAAACGCCTCAGGAGCAGACATTACTCTCACTGGTGCTGCCATAATAAATTTTTTTGGTTACTCCCTCCAAACCGGCGACTTCAACGCCGACGGCAAGGACGATTTGGCGGTGGGAGCGTATGGCTACAATTCCAACCAAGGCCGCACCTACCTCTTCTACGGCGGTAGTATGATAAGCGAAAGTGCTACGGGAGCTGATGTTGCTCTCACTGGTGACGGTACTAGTAGTGGTTTTGGAGATTCTCTCCAAACTGGAGACTTCAACCATGACGGCAAGGATGATTTGGTAGTTGGTACAGCTGGCTACAATTCCAACCAAGGCCGCGCTTACATATTCTACGGCGGCAGCATGACATCAGAAAACGCCTCGGGAGCAGATGTGATTATGACAGGTGAAACCACTTCTAATTTGTTTGGTAAATCAATAATCACCGGCGACTTCAACGCCGACGGCAAAGATGACTTGGCAGTGGGAGCTTGGGGGGTTAATTCTAATCAAGGACGCGTGTATTTTTACACCACCAATGATTTTCAGATTTCAGGTGTGACTGCTAATGAGGGTATTGGTACCACTCTCACAACCGGCGACTTCAACGCCGACGGTAAGCTAGATCTTGCTGTTGGTGCACCTGTTTATAGCTCAAATCTCGGACGCTTGTATATTTTTTATGGTGGCGATAATCTCTCAGAGACCGTAGCAACGGCCGATTACACAATCACCGGTGAAAGTGGAGTGGCAAGCTTTGGTTCAGCAGTGGCAGTGGGTGATTTAAATTCAGACGGGATAGACGATTTGCTGGTCGGGGCTCACGATCAAGGTTCAGATGGTAAAGCGTACATTTACTATGGCGGGGGAGCATTTCCATCGGCGGCCGCCTCAGCTGACGTGGTTATTACTGGAGAAGTGTCTGGACAGCACTTTGGCTTTAGTGTGGCGGTAGCAGATGTAGATGGAGACGGCGATGATGATGCGATTATTTCTGATCCCTACTACGGAGCATTGAGTACTGGAAAAATCTACTTCTACTACAATGACGGCGCATATCCTTCTGCTGCTGGGTCTGCGGATGCAACTATTCTTGGTACTAATTTCGCATACATCGGAGGCAATCTCACGTGCGCGGACTTGGATAATGATGCAGATAATGATTTGCTTGCTGCATCAATTACGTATGGTGGTGGAGCCTATTTGTTTTACAATAGCGCCGGTTTTGCAACAGTGTCTTCTGCTGCTGACGCCACTTTTGCAGCATCTATCGCTGCTGATATTGAAGTGGCAGACTTTGATGGTGATGCGAACCTCGATTTTGTAATCAGCGATTCGTTTGATAAGAAAGTTCGTGTGTATTTTGATGCTGTGTCGTATAGTGGTGCGGTTACTCCAGATTCAGTTATCAGTAGCGTCGATTCGAGTTTCGGTGCCTATACAACTGTTGGTGATTTAAATCATGATGGCAAGGATGATTTAGTTATTTCTGATTCCACAAACAGCAAATCAGATATTCTGTATAGTAGTAGTCTCGCGACGGGATTGGCTGATGATTTGAGTGATTTGATGGTACCTGTGTCCGGTGCCCTCTTGATAGCTGATATTGATGATAATGGCACCGATGATCTCTTAATTGGTGATGCTGGGTATGATGTTTCTTCAAATGAAGGTCGAGTGTATGTCATTATCTCAGAGATTGCGGCAGTCAGGTATTCGCAGCACAAAATTCAAGGCACAATGAAGATTCAGGGTAGCGGGACGTTTCACTAGCAGAAATCGGCGGCCACTTTGTGGCCGCCGATTTCTGCTAGTGTGGGTAACCCAGCATTTTTTATGAAGTGGTCAGTATAATATTTGTATATGTCTTTTCTGCAGAGACTCAAAGGGCGAGGTGTGCGTAGCGATGATGCGGGGCTTTTGTCTGACGCTGAAGAAACTGCCGTCGATAAAGTAGCGCAGCTGTACGTTGATGTGTTCCAGACTGAGCGCATGATTGTCATCTACGCACAGTCAGCTGGCGCCGATATGAACGATGTGCATGTTTCTATTGAGGGCGACGCTGATATTGTCCTTATTGAAGGCAAGCGCATTCGTCCAGAGTACATTGTATTTCCAAAGAAAAAAGTTAAAGGGTCTTTTGTGGCAGAAGAGTGTGTGTGGGGAGATTTTTACCGACGTATCATTTTGCCTGAAAGCGTGAACATTGATAAAGCTGAGGCAAAAATTAAAAATGGCGTGCTTATCTTAGTTTTGCCACTTCTCAAGCCGAGCGAAAAGGAAAAAGTGGCACTTAAAGTTACAAGCGGCAGAGGGGCGACTAAAAGCATGACCCCCTAGCGGATTATCAGTTGTATTTGTTCTTATGTTGTACCTTCAAAAAAAATCTTCACACCTCTGGCAATTCATTCTCGCGTTTGGATTATTTTTGATGTCTAGTGTGGTTGTGCACGCGGCTGATTTGAGTATTACTCCAAATACTGGTTCGTACTCCGCGGGACAAACATTCACCGCTACTGTTCGTGCAGTGCCTAATGGTGATAATGTAAATGCGGTTGAAGCAAGTCTAAAATACGACCCGGCAGTGCTTTCTGTAGTAAGCATCAGCAAAAATGGCTCCGCTTTCTCTCTTTGGACTACAGAACCAACATTTTCTAATGCGGCTGGCACCATTCAGTTTGGTGGTGGAAGCCCAACGCCATTTACCAGCACTTCAAACTTGATCACCGTAACGTTTCGAGCCGTGACTGCTGGTACCGGTGCAGTATCTTTCACCAGTGCTTCTGTTTTAGCGGCTGATGGTCGCGGCACTGATGTGTATAAGAATGGTGCCCCGGCGTCATTTACCATTACTGCTGCAACAACTCCTACTCCAACTCCAGTGGCTGATCCAGAACCAACTCCAGCATCAACAAATACCGATGATACTGAAGAAGCGATAATTTTCGGCGATCCGCCACGAGCTCCAGAAGTTGGTTCTCAGACATTCCTCGACCCAGATGTGTGGTACAACGAAACAGAAGGAGTATTTAGCTGGACGTTGCCATTTGACGTAAACGTGGTAGCAGTCGAGATTACTGACAATCCGGAGAATAAGCCGCAAGATAATGAAGATGCAATTATAGATCCACCGGTTGAAGACTTCACGGTTAGTGCCGACATCCTAAATGATGGCATTCAGTACGTGAGTGTAAACTTCAAAAATCAAGTTGGCTGGGGTGCGGTCACCAATCGTCGTCTAAAAATTGACACAACGCCGCCAGAACCGTTTGCAATTAACGTTCAGGCCGGCACTAGTAAGGAGTCGTTCCCACTGCTTCGCTTTGAAGCGAGAGATGTAACTTCTGGCATTGAGTACTACGAAATGACCATTGCTGATAAGGAGCCAATCCGCATCACTCCTGATGAAGCAAAACTAGGCTACTTGTTGAAGGAACTTGAGGATGGCACCTACACGGTGAAAGTAAAGGCGACTGACATGGCCGGCAATGTGCGGGAAAGTAGCGTAGCAGTACTCATTACTGCTGGCTGGATTAAACCACTTGAAGTGGTTGATGAAGGATCATTCTGGGACTTCCTGACGCCAATCAACTTCTTCATCTTCTTCTTGATTGTGATTATCATTCTGCAGATTGTGTATTTCTGGCACGAACACAAGAATTTGAAAGAAAAAGAAGAGAAATTACGTCGGGAAACTCGCGAGGTACAAGATCAGATGGAGAAAATATTCTCAGCTCTACGTGATGAAATTTATGATCAAATCATTAACATCACCAAACGAAAGCGGCTATCAGCTAAGGAGAAAGAAGCTGTTGAATCGCTCACACTTGCACTTGAAGTTTCTGAGACCTTGATAGAAAAAGAAATCAATGATGTAAAAACGATTTTGAAGTAAACGTGCTTTCAGAATCCACAGAAAATTGATGATAACGCGCGCTCTCAAAGGGAGCGCGCGTTATACTATATGTATTCTGTCTCAATGTATTTTGAGGGCGGGATGTTTTGATACAGTGAGTAATTTTTTTCACAGTAAAAAACTGAGGAATCAAATAAATGAACGTTTTAGAGCTCCAAAATTATTTACTGGGGCTGTTTGTCGTAATTTATTTAAG
The nucleotide sequence above comes from Candidatus Nomurabacteria bacterium. Encoded proteins:
- a CDS encoding FG-GAP repeat protein, producing the protein MSGTTYRTFGVLAIAAIFLGIWYFFSTSTTTSITEDLALYNDLGDRIESDFNQYLLLTFTDDYTLTDTLKDGIEITYGNNTPSTTLESEDLAQSLSLQFPKTLEEPIAVTLSGSRTILVQQEDNTDASVSLLTNSPAEVPQGEGTTWASAPERPLSEEASAGEQSAQYLKYTTPDARINTYYAYQKDQANGYRNLKHWTIFTDGDGEESQSYRFSNAHLRLTDSGTVEVRYIQPQDESIKAQVGDDLWARAQAVLAEDLVANIEHTEPDLIIPAPYTIDTNGAQTTHDWVVTPADAINPSDTSGDFILSTKFEVPLLSYPIALDPTLQFTAPGYTEAGSVITGENTSDNFGWSFAVGDFNADGKDDLAVGADGYSTNTGRVYLFYGGSMTTENASGADVTLTGETTSNFGYSLTTGDWNADGTDDLAVGATGYSGSTGRVYLFYGGSMTSESASGADVTLTGETTSNNFGSSLTTGDFNADGTDDLAVGARGYSSSKGRVYLFYGGSMTTENASGADVTLTGETTSNFFGYSLTTGDFNADGTDDLAVGATGYNGGAFSGQGRVYLFYGGSMTTENASGADVTLTGETTSNFFGYSLTTGDFNADGTDDLAVGATGYNGGAFSGQGRVYLFYGGSMTTENASGADVTLTGETTSNFFGYSLTTGDFNADGTDDLAVGAFGYSTYTGRVYLFYGGSMTSENASGADIALTGETTSSSFGYALTTGDFNADGKDDLAVGARAYSSNTGRAYIFYSQSGQVNLDTHITGETTSNYFGYSLQTGDFNADGKDDLAVGAYGYNSIQGRAYIFYGGSMTSENASGADIILTGETSSNYFGVSLQTGDFNADGKDDLAVGAWGYSTFTGRAYIFYGGSMISENASGADVTLTGEATFSFLGISLQTGDFNADGKDDLAVGASVYSSSIGRAYLFYGGSIITENASGADVILTGETNANRFGAALQTGDFNADGKDDLAVGAWGYNSDQGRAYIFYGGSMTSENASGADVIMTGETTSNLFGKSIITGDFNADGKDDLAVGAQQYSSNTGRVYIFYGGSMVSENATGADVILTGDVANDDYGTSLATYDYNHDGRDDLVVGAPGYNNGGDTGRIYFYETRENYVWEIQRQSLVDGVRVHPIMGHEMKITGESGSGQFGTSMAVGDFNADGKDDLAVGANEFNSGQGRVYIFYNDGNYETKASRADVVITGEATSNQFGSVLETGDFNADGKDDLAVGAQQYSSNTGRVYIFYGGSIVTENAVSANVILTGGATSNYFGNTLQTGDFNADGKDDLAVGAWGYSASTGRTYLFYGGSMISESASGADVTLTGGGTNNAMGAALQTGDFNADGKDDLAVGAWGYSTLTGRAYIFYGGSMISENASGADITLTGAAIINFFGYSLQTGDFNADGKDDLAVGAYGYNSNQGRTYLFYGGSMISESATGADVALTGDGTSSGFGDSLQTGDFNHDGKDDLVVGTAGYNSNQGRAYIFYGGSMTSENASGADVIMTGETTSNLFGKSIITGDFNADGKDDLAVGAWGVNSNQGRVYFYTTNDFQISGVTANEGIGTTLTTGDFNADGKLDLAVGAPVYSSNLGRLYIFYGGDNLSETVATADYTITGESGVASFGSAVAVGDLNSDGIDDLLVGAHDQGSDGKAYIYYGGGAFPSAAASADVVITGEVSGQHFGFSVAVADVDGDGDDDAIISDPYYGALSTGKIYFYYNDGAYPSAAGSADATILGTNFAYIGGNLTCADLDNDADNDLLAASITYGGGAYLFYNSAGFATVSSAADATFAASIAADIEVADFDGDANLDFVISDSFDKKVRVYFDAVSYSGAVTPDSVISSVDSSFGAYTTVGDLNHDGKDDLVISDSTNSKSDILYSSSLATGLADDLSDLMVPVSGALLIADIDDNGTDDLLIGDAGYDVSSNEGRVYVIISEIAAVRYSQHKIQGTMKIQGSGTFH
- a CDS encoding Hsp20/alpha crystallin family protein produces the protein MSFLQRLKGRGVRSDDAGLLSDAEETAVDKVAQLYVDVFQTERMIVIYAQSAGADMNDVHVSIEGDADIVLIEGKRIRPEYIVFPKKKVKGSFVAEECVWGDFYRRIILPESVNIDKAEAKIKNGVLILVLPLLKPSEKEKVALKVTSGRGATKSMTP